A genomic window from Nomascus leucogenys isolate Asia chromosome 10, Asia_NLE_v1, whole genome shotgun sequence includes:
- the SBSN gene encoding suprabasin isoform X2: MHLARLVSSCSLLLLLGALPGWTANDDPIEKVIEGINRGLSNAEREVGKALDGINSGITHAGREVEKVFNGLSNMGSHTGKELDKGAQGLNHGMDKVAHEINHGIGQAGKEAEKFGHGVNNAAGQAGKEADKAVQGFHTGVHQAGKEAEKLGQGVNHAADQAGKEVEKLGQGAHHAAGQAGKEPQNAHNGVNQASKEANQLLNGNHQGGSSGHQGGATTTPLASGASVNTPFINLPALCRSVANIMP, translated from the exons ATGCATCTTGCACGTCTGGTCAGCTCCTGCTCCCTCCTTCTGCTATTGGGGGCCCTGCCTGGATGGACAGCCAACGATGACCCCATTGAGAAGGTCATTGAAGGGATCAACAGAGGGCTGAGCAATGCAGAGAGAGAGGTGGGCAAGGCCCTGGATGGCATCAACAGTGGAATCACGCATGCCGGAAGGGAAGTGGAGAAGGTTTTCAACGGACTTAGCAATATGGGGAGCCACACCGGCAAGGAGTTGGACAAAGGCGCCCAGGGGCTCAACCACGGCATGGACAAGGTAGCCCATGAGATCAACCATGGTATTGGACAAGcaggaaaggaagcagagaagtTTGGCCATGGGGTCAACAATGCTGCTGGACAG GCCGGAAAGGAAGCAGACAAAGCGGTCCAAGGGTTCCACACTGGGGTCCACCAGGCtgggaaggaagcagagaaacTTGGCCAAGGGGTCAACCATGCTGCTGACCAGGCTGGAAAGGAAGTGGAGAAGCTTGGCCAAGGTGCCCACCATGCTGCTGGCCAGGCCGGGAAGGAGCCACAGAATGCTCATAATGGGGTCAACCAAGCCAGCAAGGAGGCCAACCAGCTGCTGAAT GGCAACCATCAAGGCGGATCTTCCGGCCATCAAGGAGGGGCCACAACCACGCCGTTAGCCTCTGGG GCCTCGGTCAACACGCCTTTCATCAACCTTCCCGCCCTGTGCAGG
- the SBSN gene encoding suprabasin isoform X1 produces the protein MHLARLVSSCSLLLLLGALPGWTANDDPIEKVIEGINRGLSNAEREVGKALDGINSGITHAGREVEKVFNGLSNMGSHTGKELDKGAQGLNHGMDKVAHEINHGIGQAGKEAEKFGHGVNNAAGQVGKEADKLIHHGANQAGSEAGRFGQGVHHAAGQAGNEAGRFGQGAHHGLSEGWKETEKFGQGIHHAAGQAGKEAEKFGQGVHHAAGQAGNEAGRFGQGIHHAAGQAGNEAGRFGQGIHHAAGQAGNEAGRFGQGIHHAADQAGKEAEKFGQGVHHAAGQAGKEAEKFGQGVHHAAGQAGEEAEKFGQGVHHAAGQAGKEAEKFGQGVHHAAGQAGKETEKFGQGVHHAAGQAGKEAEKLGHGVHHGVNEAWKEAEKFGQGVHHAASQVGKEGDRVVQGLHHGVSQAEREAGQFGHDIHYTAGQAGKERDMAVHGVQPGVHEAGKEAGQFGQGVHHTLEQAGKEADKAVQGFHTGVHQAGKEAEKLGQGVNHAADQAGKEVEKLGQGAHHAAGQAGKEPQNAHNGVNQASKEANQLLNGNHQGGSSGHQGGATTTPLASGASVNTPFINLPALCRSVANIMP, from the exons ATGCATCTTGCACGTCTGGTCAGCTCCTGCTCCCTCCTTCTGCTATTGGGGGCCCTGCCTGGATGGACAGCCAACGATGACCCCATTGAGAAGGTCATTGAAGGGATCAACAGAGGGCTGAGCAATGCAGAGAGAGAGGTGGGCAAGGCCCTGGATGGCATCAACAGTGGAATCACGCATGCCGGAAGGGAAGTGGAGAAGGTTTTCAACGGACTTAGCAATATGGGGAGCCACACCGGCAAGGAGTTGGACAAAGGCGCCCAGGGGCTCAACCACGGCATGGACAAGGTAGCCCATGAGATCAACCATGGTATTGGACAAGcaggaaaggaagcagagaagtTTGGCCATGGGGTCAACAATGCTGCTGGACAGGTTGGGAAGGAGGCAGACAAACTGATCCATCACGGGGCCAACCAGGCGGGAAGTGAGGCAGGGAGGTTTGGCCAGGGAGTCCACCATGCTGCAGGGCAGGCCGGAAATGAGGCTGGGAGGTTTGGCCAGGGGGCCCACCATGGTCTCAGTGAGGGctggaaggagacagagaagtTTGGCCAGGGGATCCACCATGCTGCCGGTCAGgctgggaaggaggcagagaagttTGGCCAGGGGGTCCACCATGCTGCGGGGCAGGCCGGAAATGAGGCAGGGAGATTTGGCCAGGGCATCCACCATGCTGCGGGGCAGGCCGGAAATGAGGCAGGGAGATTTGGCCAGGGCATCCACCATGCTGCGGGGCAGGCCGGAAATGAGGCAGGGAGATTTGGCCAGGGCATCCACCATGCTGCCGATCAGgctgggaaggaggcagagaagttTGGCCAAGGGGTCCACCATGCTGCCGGTCAGgctgggaaggaggcagagaagttTGGCCAGGGGGTCCACCATGCTGCCGGtcaggctggggaggaggcagagaagttTGGCCAGGGGGTCCACCATGCTGCCGGTCAGgctgggaaggaggcagagaagttTGGCCAGGGGGTCCACCATGCTGCCGGTCAGGctgggaaggagacagagaagtTTGGCCAGGGGGTCCACCATGCTGCCGGGCAGgctgggaaggaggcagagaagctCGGCCATGGGGTCCACCATGGGGTTAATGAGGCCtggaaggaagcagagaaattTGGCCAGGGAGTCCACCATGCTGCCTCgcaggtggggaaggagggagacagagTGGTCCAAGGCCTCCATCATGGCGTTAGTCAGGCTGAAAGGGAGGCGGGGCAGTTTGGCCACGACATTCACTACACAGCAGGGCAGgctgggaaagagagagacatggCAGTTCATGGTGTCCAACCTGGGGTCCACGAGGCCGGGAAGGAGGCAGGGCAGTTTGGCCAGGGAGTTCACCATACCCTTGAACAGGCCGGAAAGGAAGCAGACAAAGCGGTCCAAGGGTTCCACACTGGGGTCCACCAGGCtgggaaggaagcagagaaacTTGGCCAAGGGGTCAACCATGCTGCTGACCAGGCTGGAAAGGAAGTGGAGAAGCTTGGCCAAGGTGCCCACCATGCTGCTGGCCAGGCCGGGAAGGAGCCACAGAATGCTCATAATGGGGTCAACCAAGCCAGCAAGGAGGCCAACCAGCTGCTGAAT GGCAACCATCAAGGCGGATCTTCCGGCCATCAAGGAGGGGCCACAACCACGCCGTTAGCCTCTGGG GCCTCGGTCAACACGCCTTTCATCAACCTTCCCGCCCTGTGCAGG
- the SBSN gene encoding suprabasin isoform X3: MHLARLVSSCSLLLLLGALPGWTANDDPIEKVIEGINRGLSNAEREVGKALDGINSGITHAGREVEKVFNGLSNMGSHTGKELDKGAQGLNHGMDKVAHEINHGIGQAGKEAEKFGHGVNNAAGQGNHQGGSSGHQGGATTTPLASGASVNTPFINLPALCRSVANIMP; the protein is encoded by the exons ATGCATCTTGCACGTCTGGTCAGCTCCTGCTCCCTCCTTCTGCTATTGGGGGCCCTGCCTGGATGGACAGCCAACGATGACCCCATTGAGAAGGTCATTGAAGGGATCAACAGAGGGCTGAGCAATGCAGAGAGAGAGGTGGGCAAGGCCCTGGATGGCATCAACAGTGGAATCACGCATGCCGGAAGGGAAGTGGAGAAGGTTTTCAACGGACTTAGCAATATGGGGAGCCACACCGGCAAGGAGTTGGACAAAGGCGCCCAGGGGCTCAACCACGGCATGGACAAGGTAGCCCATGAGATCAACCATGGTATTGGACAAGcaggaaaggaagcagagaagtTTGGCCATGGGGTCAACAATGCTGCTGGACAG GGCAACCATCAAGGCGGATCTTCCGGCCATCAAGGAGGGGCCACAACCACGCCGTTAGCCTCTGGG GCCTCGGTCAACACGCCTTTCATCAACCTTCCCGCCCTGTGCAGG